The region GTCTATCATTCGGGAAGCATGAATATCCATGTTGTGTATAGTTTGGTCGATTATCACATTATGGATTCCCGCGTCCTATTTTGATTTGTGAAATGTCAGCATTCTTATGTATTGTTTCTTTTACCAGATATTATATGTGTGCTGCTTAGTTCTATTCTATTTGCAAgatgagaaattaaaaaaaaaaaaaaaaaatgcaactcTGGTATTTGATATATTATGTCTGTTAAGCTTGGGATTCTTGTTGAAACAGAGATTGGGCTAGGACTGACGGGGTTTGGAGTGTTCTTCTCATTCCTGGGGATCGTTTTCTTCTTCGATAAGGGACTAATTGCAATGGGAAATGTAAGTTCGATGTCTTTCCATGATCATAATATTTCTCCggttttctttgattttcttttaccAGCTTACCTCACTTTTCTGCCAGTTGACATAGTGTTATTTTACTGAATCAGATCCTCTTCATCTCAGGGGTGGCTCTAACCATTGGTCTTAAGTCATCACTACAGTTCTTTATGAAACGTAGTAATTACAAGGTTTGCTTTCTTTTATGtatctcttttccttcttttctctcCCTCCCTTCCTCTTACTCTCTCAAATTGATGATCTGGTGGTTTATCATTTGTTATTATGCTTAGCTATCTTGCGTACTTGTTTTGCGTGTTCCACAGGGAACCATTTCATTTGGTGTTGGCTTTTTCTTTGTCGTCATTGGTTGGCCTATAGTGGGAATGATTCTTGAGGCCTATGGATTTGTCGTACTCTTTAGGTAAATTGGGTTCATAAATTATTGATGGTCCTACAGTCCTTATACTTTTTCCTCGGGTTGCTAATAATAGTTTTGGACAGTGGTTTCTGGCCAACACTTGCAGTTTTCCTGCAAAAGATACCTATTTTAGGTTGGATCTTCCAGCAGCCTTTTGTCAGATCGGTATGTTTTCCCCAGTCAATTGCTATCAACTTTGTTATATTCTGTGCAGGGAAGGGATTTTTATAAGTGTATTTCATAGAATTAACATTGATTACCTCCAAAGTTAGTGTTTGTCATAGCATCTGATCCATGGTTCTGCACTTCTGCTCATGGTTGGTAGACGATATAATTCTATGCTGAACGTTACTAAGATTAGAAGAGGAATAAATTGTTGATTCATGGTGTAGTAGGTAATCCTTGGAATTAACACAAAGAAAACCGGGAAGTACTTTTAACTCTCCAAAGTTTTGTCAT is a window of Lycium ferocissimum isolate CSIRO_LF1 chromosome 12, AGI_CSIRO_Lferr_CH_V1, whole genome shotgun sequence DNA encoding:
- the LOC132040471 gene encoding vesicle transport protein GOT1-like → MMSFEMNDRKKIGLGLTGFGVFFSFLGIVFFFDKGLIAMGNILFISGVALTIGLKSSLQFFMKRSNYKGTISFGVGFFFVVIGWPIVGMILEAYGFVVLFSGFWPTLAVFLQKIPILGWIFQQPFVRSFFDRYRGKRVPV